The following coding sequences are from one Mycobacteriales bacterium window:
- a CDS encoding acetamidase/formamidase family protein: MQLVDDRHLHGFFDPALAPAVTVDSGETVRFRTLESGWSPEPFDITAVPDRPRHPAWTEDSGHALSGPVEVRGAKAGQVLEIRIESVLPGSWGTTYANTRRTAFNDAYGLEGQAVHRWTLDPVAGTGRNQHGHTVGLRPFLGVMGMPPAQPGRHSTVPPRTCGGNLDCRELVAGSTLWLPIPVDGALLSVGDGHAAQGDGEVSGTAIECPMEQVDLTLSTVDFPMSGPVARTPAGWVTMGLGDTLDVAGFRALNAMFDLVARLYGVPRADAVALASVAVDLRVTQIVNQVVGCHAVLAPGAIR; this comes from the coding sequence ATGCAGCTCGTCGACGACCGGCACCTGCACGGCTTCTTCGACCCCGCGCTGGCCCCGGCGGTCACGGTCGACTCCGGCGAGACCGTACGGTTCCGGACGCTGGAGTCGGGGTGGTCGCCGGAGCCGTTCGACATCACCGCGGTGCCGGACCGGCCGCGGCACCCGGCCTGGACCGAGGACAGCGGGCACGCGCTGTCCGGACCGGTCGAGGTCCGCGGCGCGAAGGCCGGGCAGGTGCTGGAGATCCGGATCGAGTCGGTGCTGCCGGGATCCTGGGGCACCACGTACGCGAACACCCGCCGGACTGCTTTCAACGATGCGTACGGGCTGGAGGGTCAGGCCGTGCACCGGTGGACGCTCGACCCGGTCGCCGGCACCGGCCGCAACCAGCACGGGCACACGGTCGGGCTGCGGCCGTTCCTCGGCGTCATGGGGATGCCGCCGGCGCAGCCGGGCCGGCACTCGACCGTCCCGCCCCGGACCTGCGGCGGGAACCTGGACTGCCGCGAGCTGGTCGCCGGCAGCACGCTCTGGCTGCCGATCCCGGTCGACGGCGCGCTGCTGTCGGTCGGCGACGGGCACGCGGCCCAGGGCGACGGCGAGGTCAGCGGGACCGCGATCGAGTGCCCGATGGAGCAGGTCGACCTGACGCTGTCCACTGTGGACTTCCCCATGTCCGGACCGGTCGCGCGGACGCCGGCCGGCTGGGTCACTATGGGCCTCGGCGACACGCTCGACGTGGCCGGGTTCCGGGCGCTGAACGCGATGTTCGACCTCGTCGCCCGGCTGTACGGGGTGCCCCGGGCGGACGCGGTCGCGCTGGCCAGCGTCGCGGTCGACCTGCGGGTGACGCAGATCGTCAACCAGGTGGTGGGCTGTCACGCCGTGCTGGCGCCGGGCGCGATCCGCTGA
- a CDS encoding dihydrodipicolinate synthase family protein, whose protein sequence is MAAPFTGIGVALVTLFDDTKAIDEEGTADLAARLVDDGVSAVVVSGSTGEADTLEDDERRRLLDAVRGRLDGVPVLAGTGGSWAGQAARRTAAARDGGADAALVLSPRRVPDPRAYYAEVAAAAGDLPLLAYHYPAASGPGIPVGMLPELPVIGAKDSSGDPERLLAELSTWDGHLYPGAATLLSFAGSLGCPGAILALANAAPKQCAAAFSGDAQAQLALTKDHLASASEFPYGIKALVAARYGTSTVSRAG, encoded by the coding sequence ATGGCTGCTCCGTTCACCGGCATCGGGGTCGCGCTCGTGACCCTCTTCGACGACACGAAGGCGATCGACGAGGAGGGCACCGCCGACCTGGCCGCCCGGCTGGTCGACGACGGCGTCAGCGCCGTCGTCGTGTCCGGTTCCACCGGCGAGGCCGACACCCTGGAGGACGACGAGCGGCGGCGGCTGCTCGACGCCGTGCGGGGCCGCCTCGACGGGGTGCCGGTGCTGGCCGGCACCGGCGGCAGCTGGGCCGGCCAGGCCGCCCGGCGGACGGCCGCGGCCCGCGACGGCGGTGCCGACGCCGCGCTGGTGCTCTCACCGCGCCGGGTGCCCGACCCGCGGGCCTACTACGCCGAGGTCGCCGCGGCGGCCGGCGACCTGCCGCTGCTGGCGTACCACTACCCGGCGGCGTCGGGCCCCGGGATCCCGGTCGGGATGCTGCCGGAGCTGCCGGTGATCGGGGCCAAAGACTCCAGCGGCGACCCCGAGCGGCTGCTGGCCGAACTGTCCACGTGGGACGGTCACCTCTACCCGGGCGCGGCCACGCTGCTGTCCTTCGCCGGCTCGCTCGGCTGCCCGGGCGCGATCCTGGCACTGGCCAACGCGGCGCCGAAGCAGTGCGCGGCCGCGTTCAGCGGTGACGCGCAGGCCCAGCTGGCGCTGACCAAGGACCACCTGGCCTCGGCGTCGGAGTTCCCGTACGGGATCAAGGCCCTGGTCGCCGCGCGGTACGGGACCTCGACCGTGTCGCGGGCCGGCTGA
- a CDS encoding DinB family protein, with translation MIGERIPPPRHGSERDVLAGMLHFARGAIVRKAEGLTEEQARSTPVPSSTLTPAGIVKHLTGVERFWFSIDFANLDVAHPWPEDDRHGAWALTDEDTIEGLVAEYRAECARSEAAVAAYGLTELSRAEDMDFLLRFAYAHMIQETSRHAGHLDLLREALDGTTGQ, from the coding sequence ATGATCGGAGAACGGATCCCGCCGCCCCGCCACGGCAGTGAGCGCGACGTCCTGGCCGGCATGCTGCACTTCGCCCGGGGCGCGATCGTGCGCAAGGCCGAGGGGCTCACCGAGGAGCAGGCCCGCTCCACGCCGGTGCCGTCCTCGACGCTGACGCCGGCCGGGATCGTCAAGCACCTCACCGGGGTCGAGCGGTTCTGGTTCAGCATCGACTTCGCGAACCTCGACGTCGCGCACCCGTGGCCCGAGGACGACCGGCACGGCGCCTGGGCCCTGACCGACGAGGACACCATCGAGGGCCTGGTCGCGGAGTACCGGGCCGAGTGCGCCCGGTCCGAGGCCGCCGTCGCCGCGTACGGGCTGACTGAGCTCAGTCGCGCCGAGGACATGGACTTCCTGCTCCGGTTCGCGTACGCCCACATGATCCAGGAGACGTCCCGGCACGCCGGGCATCTCGACCTGCTGCGCGAGGCCCTGGACGGGACGACCGGCCAGTAG
- a CDS encoding GNAT family N-acetyltransferase, with product MVRWDGEEIMRTERLRLRTYRAGDLPLYAALNADPQVAEMLGGPLTRAESDDIAEWAQERWEADRLGLLAVERLSDGAFLGMCGLHRQSSRPQDVEVGWRLSPAYWGHGYATEAGRAWLAYGFGTLGLDRIISMTDEPNVRSLAVMRRLGLRFLENDRIEDNGTWFDAVVYVVTRAEWTG from the coding sequence ATGGTCCGCTGGGACGGGGAAGAGATCATGCGTACGGAGCGGCTGCGGCTGCGGACGTACCGGGCGGGGGACCTGCCGCTCTACGCGGCGCTGAACGCGGACCCGCAGGTGGCCGAGATGCTCGGCGGCCCGCTGACCCGCGCGGAGTCCGACGACATCGCGGAGTGGGCGCAGGAGCGCTGGGAGGCCGACCGGCTCGGGCTGCTGGCGGTCGAGCGGCTGTCCGACGGCGCGTTCCTGGGCATGTGCGGCCTGCACCGGCAGTCCTCCCGGCCGCAGGACGTCGAGGTCGGCTGGCGGCTGTCTCCGGCCTACTGGGGACACGGCTACGCGACCGAGGCCGGCCGGGCCTGGCTGGCGTACGGGTTCGGGACGCTGGGGCTGGACCGGATCATCTCGATGACCGACGAGCCGAACGTCCGCAGCCTCGCGGTGATGCGCCGGCTCGGCCTGCGCTTCCTGGAGAACGACCGGATCGAGGACAACGGCACCTGGTTCGACGCGGTGGTCTACGTGGTCACCCGCGCGGAGTGGACCGGCTAG